The genomic interval CGCCGAATTTCGCGGCCTCTGGGTCAATGCGGAAGTCTGCGACGAACTGGAGCGAGCGTCGCGCGCCTTTGCCGCCAACGGCTTTTGGCGTGATGGCTGGATAGCCGCCCGGCAGACACGGGTCCATGAGGGCAAGCGCCTTCGCCCGGAATCGTTGGCTCGGCTCAAGAATCTTGAGGAATGCCTGCGACCAAGGGACCTTGTAGAGAAAGTTCGCGGTATCGTGCTGGATGCCAAGGGCCGAGGCATCGACTACGACGATCTGGACGAAGAGATAGACGACATCGATTCGTATGACTTTGCAGCCTCGGAAAGGCGAGCCGCGGCGGCCATCGAACGGCTCGGCAGGGACGTTGCCGGCGACCGCGCATCCTTCGAGGCGATCCTCCCGGAATTGCTCAATGGTGGCGGCCGCCTCGGGCCTTTCGGCAGAGCGTTGGCTCACGCGGCCGAAGACCCCGTGGACCTATGGAGCTCGCTGGTCGATCAGTTGGCCGCAAATCCGAACGGAAATCCCCACGTCATGGGCGGCTTTCTCGCCGGACTGCAGACAACGAATCCCGACGAGACCAATTCGATCTTGGACGACGCGCTGGTCAATCCGGTCTTGGCACCTTGGCTCCCCTATTTGCAGGCCAGCGTCGTCATCGACGACAAGGGTGTCGTCCGCCTTCACCGCTCGCTGGAACTTGGCCACGCGCCCATGGACCGCTATTCGCTCTTGGCTTGGGGCCGGGCGTCCGATCCGATTCCCGGCGCTGCATTTCGCGACCTGGTTCTCGCGATTTCCGAGAAAGGAGGCGTCGACGCAGCGCTGCACATGATATCGATGAGATTGGTCTCCGATCGAGCCGACAAGCGTGCGCCACTTCCCGAGACGATAGAGGCCGGGCGCCACGTACTCGCGATGTTCGAGCTTGGCAGTTCTTCCAGGCCCCAGGTTCAGCGCGAAGATCACGAACTCGGCTCGCTCGCCAGAGTCTGTCTCGCGGATAAAAAGGGCGAAAGCGTCGCTCGGGTGATTATTCGAAAGCTGAAGAGCGCATCCACCGACTATAGATTGCGCGCGCAAGACTACGACGATCTCGTGAAGGCGTTGTTTTCCGTTCAACCCTCCGCGATGCTTGACGAGATGTTTACCGGCGACGACAAGTCGGTGGGTGCCGGCATTCGCTTCACGGAATCCCTGACGCGGCGCCGCGCCAGCCCGCTCGGTGACGTGCCTCCGGAAACACTGCTCGCCTGGTGCAATTTTGATCCAGCCGTGCGCTATCCCATCGCGGCCGGTGTCGGCATGCTTTTCAGCAAGGATGGCGAGGCGGCCCCGCTGCAGTCGACGGCCTTTGCCGACGCTGCTTTTGAAAGCTGCGCCAGATCCGAAGGCAATGCTGCCGCTGATCGTCAAGCGCCTCTATTTCAGTAGCTGGAGCGGATCCTGGGCCTCGAAGATGGAAGGCCGCCAAAAGCTTCTGGAGCGACTGGATGTTGGCGGCGATCCCGAGCTTGAGAGGGAGAAAGCCGACGCGCTTGCTCGCATCAGGTCTCAAATCGAGGAATCGCGGCGAAAGGAAGCGGAGGAAGACAGGCAGCTAAGCGCGCGGTTCGAGTGAGGACGTCCCTTCGAGCGTCACGGCGTGGGTGATTCATTGCGATTTCGGTGCGATCATCGAGCGGTTGGTTCTCGACTGCGCGGGCCGTGCCCTTGAGAGAGACGGGATTGCCGTCATACCATAGGCATTGGGCGGTCATGGAATGGCGCAGCGGGTGCACTTAAGATGCTTACACGACTAGCAGGAACCATCGAGCAGCTCGATCTCGCGGCCGAGCATCTGGCGCATGGCGATCCCAACAACGCGCGATTCGCCCTGATGCTGAGCGACAACATCGTGGAACTAACTCTGCATCAGCACGCGAAGGAGAAGCGCAAGCAACTGAAAGCCAACTCATGGACCAAGAAGGCCTACGAGCACGAGAAAGCGCTCGAAAAGGCGCTGGGCCGTTGGTTCGACGAAAAGGTGCGCTTCGTAACGCTCATCGGAAAGCTGCATACCGAGGTCGGCGAGAGCATCCGCATCGCCCATCAGTTTCGAAACGACGTCTACCATGTCGGACTTCAGCATGAAGCGGTGCTGCCGGTTCTCGACGCCTTCTATTTCGAACTGACGCGTCGGCTCTGCGCGGACTATGAGATCAGGTCATGGGGCTATAGCCCCGGACAGAGCATTCCGGAGCGCGCGAAGAAATACATTACGGCCGACAAGTTCTTCACGAACTTCATAGAGGAGTACCGGGCGGCCTGTGTAGCGCTGACGGCAAAGTCGGGACACGACGACAAGCGTTTTTCCGAGACGTTGGCCGGACATTTGGACGAGGTGATCGCTACGCAGGATCGTTACATCGGCTACATCGCGACAAATGCACGACGCAGGGCGACCCGCGACGAAGTCGTCGTCAGCAGCCAGTCGTGGCGCCTGGCCTTTAGCGAGGAAGGCCGCGTGTTCGCGCGGAACAACGGATTCCCGGGAGGTCACATCGTGGAGTGGCTGGAACAGAACTATCCGTTCAAGTTCAAGTCGGATCCGATCGGGACGTGGAGGAAGCGATCGGAGCGGCTACGCCGCGAAACCGACCCGCACAAGGCCCTGAAGATGTACCGAACCTTCATGGACGACACGGCGGAATTCCGCGAGTGCATCGAAGAGTCGACGTCGGCTGTCGATCAATACGTCGAGACCCAGATCGAGCGGATGCGTGAGGAACGCGCCCTTGCGCGCGAGCGGAACAAATCGACCTGAAGTCAGGTGCCGTTCGCAGGCGGCAGAATCAGGTCCCTTTCTGGTGTTCTCCCGGGACGATCCCAAAAAGTGCATTGAACTTTCACGGATCCCATGTATTTACGGATCAGGCATTGCCTGCAGGTCTTCCGTATGGGGGCCGCAACAAAGGTCGGGGTCAAACCCGGCCTTTGTTGTTTCTGGCGACCGTAACCTGTTCGAAACAATAGGTTTTCACGCCCAGTATCGCGGCGTGTTCGGCTGGAACCTGGCTCGTCACCAGACGGCCCGCCTCCGCTAATCTCCTGTAGATGTTGAATTTTCGGTCGTAGCTGCCCCGCGCTATGGCGTAGACGTAGGTGTCGGCGATTTGCATGAGGCGGTTCGACTTGTCCTTACCTTCGACGTCCAACAACACATGCTGGAAATCGGCGGCGGTGAGCGGCAGGTACTTGGCGGAATTCTTGGCGTCGAACCCCATCCCGTTGTCTTTGATGTTGTAGAAGTAGCCCTCGATCATCCGATTGGTCGCCGGGTCGGCCATCTCATAGAATACCTTCAGACGGCGCTCCTGCTGCTTGGCGAGTTTTGCCGCGCGCTCGACCACGATGTCGAACGCGCTTCGACAAAGCAGCCACTTCGAATCACCGTCTCGCTGCCCGTAACCGCGGGCGACATAGCCGGGCCGGTCGATGACGCACGCTGCGCCGGCGACGGGGATGTTGGCGAGAAAGGTCCTATAGCCGGACCAGAACCTGTCCCGGTCGGCGCCTTTGAGCCGGCCGATCCAGGCGAACTTCTTCTTCTCCGACCTCATGTCCGTCAGATGCAGCGGCGCCGTGATCTGTGGCCACTGCTTCTTGAAATCGGCCAGGGCGTTCTTCACCGTAGCCTCGTCCTCCGCACGAATGAGAATGCCGCCCATCGCGAACCAGTCGTTGCCGTGTTTCGCCTGGACGGCCGCTCTGTCGGGATGCCGAGGGCCGGTTTCATCGAGGTAGAGATGGAGCAGGGGCTGCTTCGGTCCGGTAATCGGTGTTCTTGCTGACATGGCAGCAGCGTTATCATCGACGCTCGCGCATTTCCATCCGACGCATCCCGGACCAAGTTCTCAATTTCCTAGGAGATCTGCGTACGGCGAGAAGCCGCTTGTGTCGCCACGCTTCCTCAGTTCTTCGGGCGGTTCAGAAGCATGTTGCGGCGGGCCTCGGCGAGTTCGAGCGGTCCGAGGCTGATGTAGTCGGCGGTCGTTTCGATGTCGCGATGCCCGAGGAAGACCTTGGCCGCGTAGATGTCCTTCTCGAGATACACGCGCCTTGCAGCGGTACGCCGGAAATCGTGGATGATGAGATTCTTGATCTTGGCCTTCGTCCAGGCCTCCTTCATCCGGGAATAGAACAGCGCTGGCAGCACAGGAATGTGCTCGCCCTTCTTGCGAAACTCGCCGTCCAGCCAGTTCGCGATTCGGCAGGGCAGGGTGAAGATGAATTCCGGATGCAAGCCCTCGCGCCGCTTCAGAATCTCGAGCGCCTCGTCGGTGATATACACCTGATGCGGTAAGTCCTCCTGGCCCTTTGCCTTGAGATAGACGGTCAGCAGTCGCGCGTCTTTATCGTAGTTCTCCCAACGCGCCTCGCACAGGTTGGTCTCGCGCAGACCGAGCTGGAGATCCGCCTTCCACATGTCCATGAGGTCGGGCTCGTCCTTGCAGGCCTCCTCGAGCCGGCGCTCCTCTTCGGGCGTCAGATAGCGGCTTCGCGGCTGGACGGGCTCGAGCAGAGGAACGCCGTCGTCGTCCTTGTCCGACGGACGCGGCTTGTCCGGGAAATCGGTTTTTAGAATCCGCTCGGCATGATTGAGCACAGTCAACACGAGGCCGAGATACTTGTTGGTCGTCTTGGCCTTGTAGGCGCCCGGCTTCGACGGCTTGCGACCCTTCGTCGCGTCGACCTCCGGGAGACCTTTGCGCAGTTCGCGCCGGTACAGGCTGCTTCGGCGTCCGGGCTGCTGACAAGTCGTCCTCCAATGCAGGCTGCAACTGACCCGCAGCAAATCATCGCGGGTCCGTACGCAGGATCCCTTCAGCGCCCGCCCATTCAGCGCAAGAAGTCATGAACGAGAAGCCGCCTCCGAGAGCAAGCTCAGAATCGGCAGCAAGAAAAGTTCAGCAGGCTCGGCGACGCGCGGCAAAGACGAGGAGGTAATCATTCTCCAACGGTAAGTGTGAGCTGTCATGAGCCATGCCTCAAGCAGTCAGCACGAAAAAGCGTCTCCGGCTAGCTCTCCAGCACGCCCCAATCAGGACTCCGTTTCGGACACAAAGCATCGCTGGGGCGAATGGTGTCGGTCGAACGCCTACGTCAGTGCTATCCGAGGTTGATACTTATGCCGATGAGCTATTGCAATATCACGAGCTGTTTTAGCCTAAGCAGCGTCGCACTCTTTTTGGCTCACTTGGGGTGCAAAGTGCAGCGGGTTCGGGAAGCACTCACAACTCAAGGACCCAAGCCGGTCAGGCCTTGAAATGCAGATGGTCTAGCGCGATCTCAGAAGAGGTTGGGCGCGCTCCAGCGTAGTAGATATCTGGTGACATCGAGTGCGGCTTTGATCGCGCATTGCCCTCTCTAGGTCCTCGACCACCGGCGCGCTGACTTCCTGGCGGACGACGATAGCAAATCATAACCGTTCCGCCCAACCCGTGCACTTTCATAGGCAATCGGCAACTCCTTGATAATGGCGTGAAAGACCTCGGATTGACGCCGACCGCCTGCGCGGAAAAACTCCGCTGGGTCGCAGTTCGCAAATTGAGGTTACCGGGGCGCGCCTGCATCGACAAGCTCCCGAAGCTGTTCGTCTTCCCGTTTGGTCCAGCGTAAAGGAAGAATGCTCGGGTCAAACTAACCTCTTTGCTTCAACTCATGCAGTTCTGGAGGACAGATTTCGCTTAAATCCTGGCTAGCCTTCTACGTTGTGGTGAAGCTGGCGGCGATCGCTCAGATGGTGAACGTGCTCCAGGCTATGCTGACGGACGGGCCGCGCATGCTGCTGACACCAACCTATCACGTCTTCG from Bradyrhizobium arachidis carries:
- a CDS encoding DUF3800 domain-containing protein, with the protein product MSARTPITGPKQPLLHLYLDETGPRHPDRAAVQAKHGNDWFAMGGILIRAEDEATVKNALADFKKQWPQITAPLHLTDMRSEKKKFAWIGRLKGADRDRFWSGYRTFLANIPVAGAACVIDRPGYVARGYGQRDGDSKWLLCRSAFDIVVERAAKLAKQQERRLKVFYEMADPATNRMIEGYFYNIKDNGMGFDAKNSAKYLPLTAADFQHVLLDVEGKDKSNRLMQIADTYVYAIARGSYDRKFNIYRRLAEAGRLVTSQVPAEHAAILGVKTYCFEQVTVARNNKGRV
- a CDS encoding tyrosine-type recombinase/integrase is translated as MLRVSCSLHWRTTCQQPGRRSSLYRRELRKGLPEVDATKGRKPSKPGAYKAKTTNKYLGLVLTVLNHAERILKTDFPDKPRPSDKDDDGVPLLEPVQPRSRYLTPEEERRLEEACKDEPDLMDMWKADLQLGLRETNLCEARWENYDKDARLLTVYLKAKGQEDLPHQVYITDEALEILKRREGLHPEFIFTLPCRIANWLDGEFRKKGEHIPVLPALFYSRMKEAWTKAKIKNLIIHDFRRTAARRVYLEKDIYAAKVFLGHRDIETTADYISLGPLELAEARRNMLLNRPKN